The Elusimicrobiota bacterium sequence TCTGAGTCGTTGCATTAAAAAAGAGAGATTCCATGTTCACAGGCATCATTCAATCCAAAGGGCGGGTAACGGGGCGAAAGGGTCTCCGTCTGGAAATCACGGCGCCGTTGGCTCGGGCGCGGGTGGGCGATTCCGTCGCGGTGAACGGCGTCTGCCTGACCATCGTTCGGTCTTCCGGCCCAACAAAATCACGGCGGCTGGCATTTGATTTGTCCCAAGAGACCTTGGACCGCACGACGATCGGCGGGTGGCGGCCGGGCCGACCGGTGAACCTGGAACCCGCGCTTCGGGCCGGGGACCCCCTGGGCGGCCATGTGGTGCAGGGTCATGTGGACGGGGTGGGACGGCTGGTGGCGCGCCGCGTGGAAAGCGGGTGGGGGTTGTTCACTTTCGCTTTTCCGCCCGCGATGAAGGATTTCTTTGTGGACAAGGGGTCGGTGGCCATCGACGGAATCAGCCTCACGCTGTTGAAACCGAAGAACGGCCGGTTCGGCGTGGCGGTCATTCCCCACACCGAGGCGGTTACCACGCTGGGCGAAGCCCGGCCCGGGGAGGAGGTCAACCTTGAAGCCGATGTGTTGGCCAAGCAGGTGGCGGCCCTGATGAAACGAGGGAGACGATCGTGACCTTTCAAACGGTGGTGGAAGCGCTACAGGATTTTCGGCGGGGGAAACCCGTGATCGTGGTGGACGACCCCGGGCGCGAGAACGAAGGCGACGTGGTGATCGCGGCCGAGAAAGCGACCCCGGCGACGATCAATTTCATGGCGAAAGAGGCGCGGGGCCTTATTTGCGTCCCTATGCTGGGCGAACAACTGGACCGCCTCCAAATCAATCCCATGGTGGAACGCGGAGAGCCGCGGGAGGCGGCGTTTACGATTTCGGTGGACGCCAAAAAAGACGTCACCACCGGCATCTCCGCCCAAGACCGGGCGCGCACGGTCCGCGCCTTGGCGGATCCCCGCACCCGCCCCGAGGACCTGCGTCGGCCGGGCCACATTTTTCCGCTCCGCTACAAAGAGGGTGGCGTGCTGGTCCGCTCGGGCCACACGGAGGCCGCCGTGGATATGGCGCGCTTGGCCGGGCTCACCCCCGCCGCCGTCATCTGTGAAATCATGAACGACGACGGCTCCATGAGCCGCCTGCCTTCGCTCCTAAAATTCGCGCGGCGCCACGGCCTTAAAATCGTCACCATCGAAAGCCTGATCGCCCATCGTCGGCGGCACGAAAAATTGGTCCGTCGCTTGGTTTCGGCCAATCTGCCCACGCGGTTCGGCCTATTTCAAATTCATCTCTACGAGGACGTTCCGACGGGGGAACACCACGCCGCGCTCGTGCGGGGGGAGGTGGCCGGGGCCAAGAACGTGTTGGTGCGGGTTCATTCCTCCTGTTTTACGGGGGACGTGCTTCATTCCCTCCGTTGCGATTGCGGGGAACAGCTGGAGAAGGCTTTCGAAAAAATCAACGACGAGGGGATCGGCGTCGTGCTCTACATGCACCAGGAAGGGCGCGGCATCGGGCTCATGAACAAACTCCACGCCTACGCGCTTCAAGAAACGGGGCTCGACACCGTCCAGGCCAATCGAAAACTTGGGTTCGCGCCGGACCTCCGGGAATATGGGATCGGCGCGCAGATCCTGGCCGATCTGGGGTTGACCAGTGTCCGGCTTCTCACCAACAACCCAAAGAAAATTGTGGGAATTGAGGGGCACGGCTTGCGGGTGACCCAGCGGGTTCCTTTGCAGGTTCCCGCCAACCGGCACAACCGCCGTTACTTGGCCACCAAGCGGACCAAAATGGGCCATCAGTTGGAGGGGGTATGAGGCTTTCCTCCGCGTTGGCCGGTCCCGAACTCTTGGAGGGGCGGGGTCGCCGCTTCGCGGTCCTTGTGGCCCGGTTCAACGGCGAAATCACGGAACGCTTGCGGGAGGCCTGCATCCGCACGTTGGAGTCCCACGGAGGATCGGCGCGGGTGGTCCATGTGCCGGGCGCCTTTGAATTGCCTTGGGCGGCCCGCCGCTTGGCCCGGTCCAAAAAATTTGACGCCGTGATCGCCCTGGGGTGCATCGTCCGGGGCCAGACGCCCCACGACCGCTACATCGCCATGGAGGTCGCGCGCGGTCTGGGCCAGGCGGCGCTGGAGACCGACGTTCCCGTCCTCTTCGGCGTTCTCACCCCTCTGAACGCCCGCCAAGCGAAGGCCCGGGCGGGCCACGGACCGACCAACAAGGGCGCCGAATGCGCCCTCGCCGCTCTCGAAATGGCGAACCTGGCGCGGGGTCTTTAGCATGGGCCTTCGACGCCAGTCCCGGGAGGCGGCCCTTCAGATTCTCTATTTGGCCGACATCGCGCGCCTCAAAGCCGACCGCGCGGCCGCGATCATTTGGGCCGGCGCCGACTATCCTCCCAAAGCCCAACATTTCGCCGACATCCTGGCTTCCGGGGCTCTGTCCCACCAGGCGGAAATCGACCTGCTGATCACCAAGTATGCGGACAACTGGGAGATCTCGCGCATGGCGGCCGTGGACCGGAACATTCTCCGTTTGGCGGCTTTCGAGATCCTGACCGAGTTGGACACGCCCATTTCCGTCGTGATCGACGAGGCGGTGGAAATCGCCAAAACATTTTCCACCGTGGATTCCGGGAAGTTCGTCAACGGTATTTTAGACCGGATCAAGGCGGACCGTCCCGCCCTACCCCCTGTCTCGTCCACCGACGGCCAGCGGGAGCTCTTTTAACGTTGAGCCGGAACGTTCCTTCCTTTCAAAAGCAGGCGGAGGCGCTTCGACGGGAGATTCGCCGCCATGACCGTTTGTATTATGCGGAGGCCCGGCCCGAGATTTCCGACGCCGAATACGACCGACTGCTCCGGAACCTGAAAGACATCGAAGCGGCTCACCCGGAGTGCCGTTCCCCTGATTCTCCCACCCAGCGCGTGGGCGGCGCCGCCGCCGCGGATTTCCGACCCGTTCCACATTCCGTTCCGATGTTGTCCTTGGACAACACCTACGATGCCGCGGACCTGTCCGATTGGCGGGACCGCGTGACGAAGGGGCTTCCGCCGGGGGAAGAGCCCCATTACGTGGTCGAACTCAAAATCGACGGCGTGGGTCTGGCTCTCCTCTACGAAGACGGCCTTTTGGTCCGCGCCGCCACCCGGGGCGACGGCGAAATCGGCGAAGACGTGACCGGAAACGCCAAGACCATCCGCGCCATTCCCCTGCGGTTAGATGGACATCCGCCCCGGCGACTGGAGGTTCGAGGCGAAGTTTATGTCACGAAGGATGATTTTCGGAATTTCAATCGTCGCGCCCAGGAGCAGGGGGCGGAAACGCCCTTCGCCAATCCGCGCAATTTCGCGGCGGGGAGCCTCCGCCAAAAAGATCCCCGCGTCACGGCGGAGCGCCCGCTCCGCGCTTTCGTTCATTCCTACGGAACGGTGGACGGGGCGCGTTTTGATTCGCACGGGGCGTTCCTCCAGGCCTGCCGTTCCTTCGGCCTGCCGGTGGACGGCCATACCGTGCGTTGTCAAACGTTTAAGGAGGCGCTGGCCGCCTGTCTGGGTTTTCAAAAAGACCGCGCCGTTTTCCCGTTCGAGGCGGACGGCGCGGTGGTGAAAGTGGATGACATCGGTCACCAACGGCGCCTGGGCTTCACCTTTAAGTCGCCCCGTTGGGCGGTGGCCTATAAGTTCCCCGCCGCCCAGGCGACGACGCGGGTCCATGCGGTGGACCTCTCCGTCGGCCGGACGGGAGCCATCACCCCGGTGGCTAAACTGGAGCCGGTGGAATGCGGGGGGGTCACCCTGTCCAGCGCGTCGCTTCACAACTTTGACGAGATCCAACGTCTGGGGCTCCGGGTCGGGGATTGGGTGCTGGTGGAGCGGGCGGGAGAAGTGATCCCCAAGGTGATCCAGGTCATTCTTTCCAAGCGTCCGGCCGAGACCCGGCCGGTGTTCGTGCCGACGGAATGCCCCGCCTGCGGCGGGAAGATCGTTCGGGCCAAAGAGGCCGAAGTCATTTATCGATGCGTGAACCCGGCCTGCCCCGCCCAAATAGAAAAAAGCCTTCTCCATTTCGCGAGTCGGGACGCCATGGACATTCGGGGCTTGGGGGAAGCGGTGGTGGGGGAACTGCTCCAAAAAAAACAGGTGGCCGACCTGGCGGACCTGTATCGCCTCCGGAAAGACCAACTCCTGACGTTGGAAGGGTTTAAAGAAAAGAAAGCGGAAAACCTGCTCCGGGGCATTCAGGATTCCCGCTCTCGCCCGCTGTCCCGGTTCCTGCATGGGTTGGGGATTCGCGACGTGGGGGAGAAGGGGGCTCTTTTATTGGCCGAACGTTTCGGCACGTTGGAAAAGCTGATGGGCGCCACGGAGGAGGACCTGCGGGGCATCCACGAGGTGGGGCCCGTCATGGCGGAATCGGTGGCGGGGTTTTTCCGCCAGCCCGTGGCGCGGCGGCTCATGGAGAAGTTTCGGGGGCTGGGGATCGATCCTGTGGAGGCTCCCCGCGCGGCCGGGCCTTTCACCGGGGCGACCGTGGTTTTTACCGGGGGGCTCACCCGTCTTTCCCGGCCCGAGGCGGAACGCCTCGTGCGGGAGCTGGGCGGGGCCGCCTCGTCTTCCGTGTCCAGCCAAACGTCGTTCGTGGTGGCGGGCGGCGACGCGGGGTCCAAATTGCGCCGGGCCCAGAAGTTGGGCGTCCCGGTCATCGACGAAAGCGAGTTCCTCCGCCGGGCGGGTCGGTGACAATTTGTTAGAATCAACTGGAAAGGCCATGGACCAAGCGCTTCGCCTCCTTAAGTTCAGGGCGCGGAGCGAACAGGAAATGGCCGAACGCCTCCAAAAAAAAGGCTTTTCGGCGGAATGGGCGCAACAGACGGTGGCGCGTTTGCGGGAGTTGAACCTTCTAAACGACGCGGCGCTGGCCCGGGACATGACGGAATCCCGTCGACGGGGGGGCCGCGGGGACCATCGAATCCGGCAGGAACTCCGGAAACGGGGTCTTCCCAAGGCGGTGGCGGATCAGGCCTTGGGCGGCGTTGCGGCGGAAAGCGGCGCCGAACGGGCGTGGGGCGCTTTGCAAAAGCGCGCGGCGCGTCTGAAGGGGCTGGATCGGGACGCGGCGTACCGCCGGTTGCACGGCCATTTGGTGCGGCAAGGGTTTGGCGTCGACGATGTTCGCGGCGCACTTAAACGATTCTTCTCGGGCGAGCCCGAAGGATGGGGGACTAACGAACCATGAAAAAAATCTGTGAAATCCGACGCGCTTTGATTTCCGTTTCGAGCAAAGACCATATCGTGGACTTCGCCCACGGTCTCTCTGAATTGGGTGTTGAAATTCTTTCCACCGGCGGGACGTCCAAAACTCTCCGCCAGGCGGAGATCCGGGTCCGGGACGTTTCCGATTTAACGGGTTTCCCCGAAATTCTCGACGGCCGAGTCAAAACCCTGCACCCCAAGGTGTTCGGGGGACTCCTTTCCCTTCGCGGCAAAGAGAGTCACACGAAAGACATGGAAAAGTACGACATTCCGCCCATCGATCTCGTGGTGGTGAACCTCTATCCCTTCGAATCCATTTGCGGGGACGCGAGCCTTCCAGAGTCGGAATTGCTGGAATACATCGACATCGGGGGGTCCGCGCTCCTCCGGGCGGCCTCCAAGAATTATCACGGTGTGGCCCCGCTTGTGGACCCGGAAGATTATGCCTCGGTTTTGGAGGAGCTGAAAGAACGCGGAAAGCTGTCCGTGGACACGCGCCGACGGCTCGCCGCCAAGGCCTTCGGCCACACGGCCCACTACGACGCCGTGATCGCCTCGGTCTTTCGTCAAAAAGCCAAAACCCAGGAATTTCCCGTGGAGTTCGCCCCCGGCCTTCGGAAAAAAGCCGACCTCCGCTACGGGGAAAACCCCCACCAAAAAGCCGCCCTCTATCAGGAGTCCGGCACCCGGGCCTGGGGCGTGGTCGGCGCCAAGGTTCTGCAGGGCAAACAGGTGTCGTTCAATAATTACATGGACTGCGATGCGGCGTGGCGGCTGGTGTCGTCTTTCTCCAGCCCCGCCGCGGTCATCATCAAACACAACAATCCCTGCGGGGTGGCCGAAGGCGAGAGTTTGGGGGATGCTTTCCGCCAGGCCTACGCGGCCGATTCGGTTTCGGCCTTCGGCGGGGTCGTGGGGTTTAACCGCGCGGTGGACGGCGAGGCGGCCCAGGAAATGTCCAAACTCTTTTTAGAGTGCGTGATCGCCCCGGGTTTTCATCCGGAAGCCCGGGACATTTTGGGCAAGAAAACGAACCTTCGATTGTTGGAACAGCCCACTCTATTAGCCGACCCCTACGAGTGGGACATCCGCCGAATCTCCGGCGGGTTCCTTGTTCAAGAACAGGACGCCCCTCGCCCGGTGGACATGAAAGTCGTCTCGCGGCGGGCGCCGTCGCCCGAAGAGTTGATGTCGTTGGCCTTCGCCTGGCAGGTGGGCAAACACGTGAAGTCGAACGCCATTGTCCTGGCCCGGGGACGCGTGACGGTCGGAATCGGCGCCGGCCAAATGTCCCGAATCGACTCCCTTAAAGTCGCCCACATGAAGCTTCGCGTTCCCGGCCTGGAGGTGAAACGGCCCTTGCCTCTGGTGATGGCTTCGGACGGATTCTTCCCCTTTCGGGACACGGTGGATGAAGCGGCCAAAATCGGCGTCTCGGCGATCATCCAACCCGGCGGCAGTGTCCGGGACGAGGAAAGCGTGACCGCGGCCAACGAACACGGCCTGGCCATGGTCATTACTTCGGTCCGGCATTTCCGTCATTGAGCCCATGTTGACCGGAAATCAGGTTCGCGCGAAGTTCCTGTCTTACTTCGAAACCGGCGAGCGGCGGCACTCCCGCGTGCCCTCGGACAGCCTGATCCCGGCTTCCGACCCCACTCTGCTTTTCACCAGCGCGGGGATGGTGCAATTCAAACCCTATTTCCTCGGGCAAAAAGTTCTGCCGGGCGGCCGCGCCTGTTCCTCCCAAAAGTGCCTTCGGACCACCGACATCGAACGGGTGGGATTTACGGCGCGGCACCTCACCTTCTTTGAAATGCTGGGCAACTTTTCTTTCGGCGATTACTTTAAGAAGGAAGCGATCGCCTGGGGATGGGAATTCCTGAC is a genomic window containing:
- a CDS encoding riboflavin synthase, with the translated sequence MFTGIIQSKGRVTGRKGLRLEITAPLARARVGDSVAVNGVCLTIVRSSGPTKSRRLAFDLSQETLDRTTIGGWRPGRPVNLEPALRAGDPLGGHVVQGHVDGVGRLVARRVESGWGLFTFAFPPAMKDFFVDKGSVAIDGISLTLLKPKNGRFGVAVIPHTEAVTTLGEARPGEEVNLEADVLAKQVAALMKRGRRS
- a CDS encoding bifunctional 3,4-dihydroxy-2-butanone-4-phosphate synthase/GTP cyclohydrolase II, with product MTFQTVVEALQDFRRGKPVIVVDDPGRENEGDVVIAAEKATPATINFMAKEARGLICVPMLGEQLDRLQINPMVERGEPREAAFTISVDAKKDVTTGISAQDRARTVRALADPRTRPEDLRRPGHIFPLRYKEGGVLVRSGHTEAAVDMARLAGLTPAAVICEIMNDDGSMSRLPSLLKFARRHGLKIVTIESLIAHRRRHEKLVRRLVSANLPTRFGLFQIHLYEDVPTGEHHAALVRGEVAGAKNVLVRVHSSCFTGDVLHSLRCDCGEQLEKAFEKINDEGIGVVLYMHQEGRGIGLMNKLHAYALQETGLDTVQANRKLGFAPDLREYGIGAQILADLGLTSVRLLTNNPKKIVGIEGHGLRVTQRVPLQVPANRHNRRYLATKRTKMGHQLEGV
- a CDS encoding 6,7-dimethyl-8-ribityllumazine synthase, with product MRLSSALAGPELLEGRGRRFAVLVARFNGEITERLREACIRTLESHGGSARVVHVPGAFELPWAARRLARSKKFDAVIALGCIVRGQTPHDRYIAMEVARGLGQAALETDVPVLFGVLTPLNARQAKARAGHGPTNKGAECALAALEMANLARGL
- the nusB gene encoding transcription antitermination factor NusB produces the protein MGLRRQSREAALQILYLADIARLKADRAAAIIWAGADYPPKAQHFADILASGALSHQAEIDLLITKYADNWEISRMAAVDRNILRLAAFEILTELDTPISVVIDEAVEIAKTFSTVDSGKFVNGILDRIKADRPALPPVSSTDGQRELF
- the ligA gene encoding NAD-dependent DNA ligase LigA, with translation MSRNVPSFQKQAEALRREIRRHDRLYYAEARPEISDAEYDRLLRNLKDIEAAHPECRSPDSPTQRVGGAAAADFRPVPHSVPMLSLDNTYDAADLSDWRDRVTKGLPPGEEPHYVVELKIDGVGLALLYEDGLLVRAATRGDGEIGEDVTGNAKTIRAIPLRLDGHPPRRLEVRGEVYVTKDDFRNFNRRAQEQGAETPFANPRNFAAGSLRQKDPRVTAERPLRAFVHSYGTVDGARFDSHGAFLQACRSFGLPVDGHTVRCQTFKEALAACLGFQKDRAVFPFEADGAVVKVDDIGHQRRLGFTFKSPRWAVAYKFPAAQATTRVHAVDLSVGRTGAITPVAKLEPVECGGVTLSSASLHNFDEIQRLGLRVGDWVLVERAGEVIPKVIQVILSKRPAETRPVFVPTECPACGGKIVRAKEAEVIYRCVNPACPAQIEKSLLHFASRDAMDIRGLGEAVVGELLQKKQVADLADLYRLRKDQLLTLEGFKEKKAENLLRGIQDSRSRPLSRFLHGLGIRDVGEKGALLLAERFGTLEKLMGATEEDLRGIHEVGPVMAESVAGFFRQPVARRLMEKFRGLGIDPVEAPRAAGPFTGATVVFTGGLTRLSRPEAERLVRELGGAASSSVSSQTSFVVAGGDAGSKLRRAQKLGVPVIDESEFLRRAGR
- a CDS encoding regulatory protein RecX — its product is MDQALRLLKFRARSEQEMAERLQKKGFSAEWAQQTVARLRELNLLNDAALARDMTESRRRGGRGDHRIRQELRKRGLPKAVADQALGGVAAESGAERAWGALQKRAARLKGLDRDAAYRRLHGHLVRQGFGVDDVRGALKRFFSGEPEGWGTNEP
- the purH gene encoding bifunctional phosphoribosylaminoimidazolecarboxamide formyltransferase/IMP cyclohydrolase, which encodes MKKICEIRRALISVSSKDHIVDFAHGLSELGVEILSTGGTSKTLRQAEIRVRDVSDLTGFPEILDGRVKTLHPKVFGGLLSLRGKESHTKDMEKYDIPPIDLVVVNLYPFESICGDASLPESELLEYIDIGGSALLRAASKNYHGVAPLVDPEDYASVLEELKERGKLSVDTRRRLAAKAFGHTAHYDAVIASVFRQKAKTQEFPVEFAPGLRKKADLRYGENPHQKAALYQESGTRAWGVVGAKVLQGKQVSFNNYMDCDAAWRLVSSFSSPAAVIIKHNNPCGVAEGESLGDAFRQAYAADSVSAFGGVVGFNRAVDGEAAQEMSKLFLECVIAPGFHPEARDILGKKTNLRLLEQPTLLADPYEWDIRRISGGFLVQEQDAPRPVDMKVVSRRAPSPEELMSLAFAWQVGKHVKSNAIVLARGRVTVGIGAGQMSRIDSLKVAHMKLRVPGLEVKRPLPLVMASDGFFPFRDTVDEAAKIGVSAIIQPGGSVRDEESVTAANEHGLAMVITSVRHFRH